DNA from Myxococcus guangdongensis:
GAGGTCCGGGTCGATCTCCACCGTCTGCACCAGCAGGTCGCGCACCTGCGCGGCCGTCAGGTCCGGGTTCGCGGCGAACATCAGGGCCGCGGCGCCCGCCACCGTGGGGGTGGCCATGGAGGTGCCGCTCATCTTCTCCCAGTCGCCACCGGGCACGGTGCTCAGGACGTTCTCGCCCACCGCGGCCAGCTCCACCACCTTGTCGCCGTGCGAGGAGAAGCGCGCCAGCTTGTCGTTGCGCTGGTCCATGGCCGCCACGGTGATGACGTTGGGCAGGTCGATGTTGGCCGGGAAGTCCTGCACGTTGTTCATGTTGCTGCCGTTGCCGTTGGCCGTGGCCGCGACCAGCAGGATGTCCGCGTCCGCCAGCTTCTGCACGGCGGCCTTCCAGCGCGTCTGCGAGGCCACGTCGCGGTACTCGTCACCGAAGCTCGCGTTGAGCGCGCGCACGTTGACGCCGTGGTTCTCCTTCATGTTGACGATGTAGTCCACGCCGCGCTCGAAGTTGGTGAGCAGGTCCGCGCCGTCGTACAGGCCGCCGATGCTCATGATCTTCGCCTTGCCGGCGGCGATGCCCGTGTTGCCCTCGCCGTTGTCCTCGGCCGCGATGATGCCCGCCACGTGCGTGCCGTGGTCCGTGCCCTGACCCTTCATCACGTCGCCGCTGTTGAAGCCGACGTTGTAGCCGTGGATGTCGTCCTTCACGCCGTTGCCGTCGTTGTCGATTCCGTCGCCAGCAATCTCGTTCGGGTTCGTCCACATCGCGCTGTCGAGGTCGCTGTGCTTGAAGTCCACGCCGCCGTCGAACACCGCGATGACCGGGTCACCCGTGGGGCGCGGGGGCTTGGGGTCCACCGGGTCCGTCGCCGGCGCCTTGCCCGTGGCCTCCAGGCCCCAGCTCTTCAGCGTGCCCGTGTCCGCGCGCGCCTTGTCCTCGACGGACAGCGTCCAGGTGCCCTTGGCCGACTCGCCCTTGAACGTGGTGCTCAGGTCGAACGAGCCCTTCACGTCGTCCGCGCTGCCACCCTGGCGGTTGGACACCGTCGCCGTCTTGCCGGACGGGCTGGTCACCTTCACCACCAGGTCGCCCCGGTACGAGTGCGCCAGGTCCAGGTTCAGCTTCAGCGAGTCGAGCGACACGTCCTTGTCGAAGCTGACCGTGGACGTCACCGTCGCCAGGTCCTTCACCGCCGCGTTGGGCGTGGCGGACGCCGTCAGCGTCACCGGCGTGGAGGTGTCACGGCCCGCCAGAGTGGCCTTGCTCGGACCGAAGGCGAACGCCGTGGCCGGCAGCACCGGGGCGCTCGGGTCCGGGCGGTGGCCCGTGGGACGGTCCACGAAGTTCGTGGGGCGCGCCGACTTGGCCGACTCGAAGCCGTCCGTGCCGTTCTTGCCGGGCCGGGCCACCACGCGCTCGGCGGCGGGCGTCGCGGACGCCTCCGGACGGGCGGCCTCCCCGGTACGGGTGGTGGGCGACGGGAGCGACAGGGGCTTGCGGGTGACGGTCATGTTGGAGGCTCCGGGGGGACGCGGAATCAACGACTGTCCCTGATTGTCGCACCTCGTCAGGATCAGTTTCCTGAGGGCTGCTTTTTCCACCCGTGGTGAACCCCCTGGCCGGTGGGGCCGGTGCGTGAGGCGTGGTAGAGCGCGGCCGGGCGCCTCCTTCCGGGGGTTTGGCCCGACAGGCCCCAGCCAGGACGCGGCGTGGGGCGAGGACGGGAAGGATGCCGAGGACCATCGTCGCCACGCGCTACGTGACGCCCCTGCGCGAGGGGGGCTCGCTGCCCGCCATCGTCGAGGCGGACGACGCGGGGCTGTATGTCGTGAAGTTCCGGGGGGCGGGCCAGGGGGCCAAGGCGCTCATCGCGGAGTACATCGCCGCGGAGCTGGCCCGGGCCGCGGGCCTGCGCGTGCCGGAGCTGGTGCTGGTGGAGCTGGACCCGGCGCTGGGCCGCAACGAGCCGGACAGCGAGATTCGCGAGCTGCTCAAGGCGAGCGCGGGGCTGAACCTGGCGCTGGACTACCTGCCCGGCTCGGTGACGTTCGACCCGGTGGCGGGGCCCGCGCCGAAGGTGGACGTGGCGTCGTCGCTGGTGGCGTTCGACGCGTTCATCACCAACGTGGACCGCACGCCGAAGAACCCCAACCTCCTGTGCTGGCACCGGGAGCTGTGGCTCATCGACCATGGCGCGTCGCTCTACTTCCACCACGCGTGGGAGGACTGGGAGGAGCGCAGCCAGAGCCGCTTCGCCCCCATCAAGGACCACGTGCTGCTGCCGTGGGCGAGCCAGCTGCCCCAGGCGCAGGCGCTGCTGTCCACGCACTTCACGCGGGCGCTGATGGAGACCACCGTCGCGGGGATTCCGGAGGGCTGGCTGAAGGCGGCCGAGTCCCCCTTCCCCACCGTGGAGGCGCACCGCGCCGCCTACGTGAGCTGGCTGTGCAAGCGTGTCGAGGCCCTGCCGGCCTTCATCGAGGAGGCGGCCCGTGCCCGCGCACAGCTCGTTTGACTACGCCATCATCCGCGTCGTCCCGCGCGTGGAGCGCGAGGAGTTCATCAACGTGGGCGTCGTCCTCTACTGCACCACGCAGCGCTTCCTGGGCGCGCGCGTGGAGGTGGACGAGACGCGCTTGAAGGCGCTCGCGCCCGACGTCGACCTGGAGACGGTGCGCTGCCACCTGGACAGCTTCCAGCGCGTCTGCGTGGGCGGCAAGGGCTCGGGGCCCATCGGTCAATTGCCGCAGAAGGAGCGCTGGCACTGGCTCGTGGCCCCGCGCAGCACCATGCTCCAGACGGGGCCGGTGCACTCGGGGCTGAGCCTGGAGCCCCAGGCCGCCCTGGAGCACCTGCTGAACACCGTGGTGCGCGTCAAGCGCGCGTCGTGACGCCCGAGTGGGCCCGAGGGCTGCCCTGCCCCGGGCTCACTTCACCCGGCGACCGGTGAAGCGGACCTTGTACGTGCACTCCTCCAGCTCCCTCGCGTCGATGCCCAGGCCCTCGAACGTGGTGCGCCGCACGTCGACGAAGCCCTCGATGTCGTCGTCCTCCAGCGAGTCGTTGGCGATGTAGAAGCGCAGCACGTAGACGATGTTCGACTCACCGGCCACGGTCGATGGAGTGGAGCGGATGTCCACGTATTGGAACGGCCCCTCCTCGGACCGCGTGCCCTGGAGGATGTCCGGCGCGTCGTCCTCGTCGAGCGTCGCCACGTCGCCCCGGTGCAGCGTGAAGGAGACGTCGGGCACCTCGATGCTCGTGGCGCCGTACTTCTCGGCGCGCACCGTCCAGCGCTGCTGGAGCGCCAGGCCGGAGGCTCCGCTGGTGCCCGGCACCGCCACCGGCTCCTTCGCCGTCTTGTCGGTGCAGGCATAGGGCACGGCCGCCGCCTGGGCCGCGTCCAGCTCCACGTCATACGTCTCCTGCTCGAAGCCGCCACAGCCCACCGCCAGCAGCGCCAGCGGCGCCGCCCATCTCATCGCGTTCATCGACTCTCCAGTTCCACGGGAGACCACCCTCGCCGGCCCCGGGCGTCCGCCACCCCACCGGGCAGGCGGGCGCCTTTCTCCCGGACAGGAAAGCATGGCCCCCAGGGCGGGGAAACCCACGCAACCCTCGGGCCGGCGGGAGCTTCCCGCACGGGAGGGGCGACTGTCTGTCAACCGTCCGAGGCGTGAGGAATCGGGGGCGCGCGGGCGGGCGGATGAGTAGCTTTGTGGCGTGCCCGGGACGGGCACGGACCTCGTATGCCCGACTCTTCGATTCGAATCGTCACGTACAACGTCCGCTACTTCGGCCACATGCTCCGGGGTCTGGCGAGCACCGTGGGCCCCAAGCGCCGGGTGGCCTTCGCCCTGGCCGGGCTGGACCCGCTGCCGGACGTGGTGTGCCTGCAGGAGGTGGAGACCACCTCGTTGCGCAGCACCATCGCCCATCGCCCCAAGCTGCCCGGCGAGACGCAACTCATGGCCTTCATGGGGCGCATGGAGGAGACGTTCGCCGCGCAGGGGCGCGACATGCCCTACGAGGCGTTCTACTTCCGCGCGCACCACTACAAGCTGGGCGAGGTGTCGCTCTACACCACGGGGCTGGCGGTGCTCGTCAACAAGCGCACCCTCCAGGTGGACAAGCACAACGTGGACTCGCCCATGTCCATCACCCACCACCACGTGCAGCGGCTCAAGGACCGCAAGCAGAGCCGCATCTGCGCGCACATGCGCCTGGTGCGCCGCGAGGACGGGCGGCCCTTCCACGTCTTCAACACCCACCTGAGCCTGCCCACGCCCTTCGCGCGCGAGTTCTGGTCCACCAAGGACAAGATGGGCTGCGGTGTGAACCAGCTCCACGAGGCGCGCAAGCTGGCGGACTTCGTGGGCAGCCTGCGCGCCGAGGAGCCGTTCATCGTCTGCGGGGACTTCAACTCGCCGCCGTCGTCCCCCGTGTTCCGCTACCTCACCGGGGATGTCGCCTTCACGTGCGCCCAGGCCGCCGTGGGGCAGATTGACCCGAGCGTGTCGCGGGGCTTCCCCACCGCGGGCTTCATGCACATGCGCATGCACCTGGACCACATGTTCTCCGGCGGCGGCGTGCGCTGGCTCGACACGGAGGAGACGCACCCGTTCGGCGACTTGAAGAGCCGCTTCCACGGACTGTCGGACCACATGCCCATCGTCGCGCGCTTCGCGCTGGATGCGCTCCCCGTCACGCTGCCCGTGCCCGGCGTTCCGAGCGTGGGCTGACCGCGCGGCTCGCGCCCGGGTGACGGGGTGGCCGCGGCGCGCCGCTACGACTCGAGCTCCTGCTCCACGCGCTCCCACGCCTCCAGGATTTCGCGCGTGCGGCGCTCGGCCAGCTCCCGGAACTCCGGCGCCAGGTGCGCCACCTTGTCCGGGTGATAGCCGGCGATGAGCGCGCGGAACGCCTTGCGCGCCTCGTCCCGGGACATGCCCCGCTCCAGCCCCAGCACTTCCCACGCGTCCTTGCGCACGGGTTCCTCGCTCCGCACCCGAGTGCCCCGGGGAGGCGTGGCCTCCGGGTCGTGAGCGCTACCGGCGTCCGAGGACTCCCGGGGCGCGCCGGTGCTGGCGGGACGACGCGGTGCGCGAGGCGCGGGCTCCGGGCGCTTCTTCCCCGGACGGCGCGCGGGGTCCGGCGCGGGGATGCGCGGCTCCAGCCGACTCAGCGCGTCCTCGAGGAACCACAGGTCCTCGGCGGGCAGGCCGTGCTTGCGCACCACCTGGCGCGGCTGGCCATCCACCAGCAGCAGGTAGCCCGTGGTGACGGCATACGCGTCATCCTTGCTGTCGGGGTGCAGCTTGTCGCCCAAATCCCCCAACGGGTCCCTCCACATGCCGTCCGGGGTGCCCTCGTCCGCCACCAGCACCTGCGTCAACACGCGGCCGTGGAGGAACTCCAGCGTGGCGAAGGGCTCGCGCGCCTCGGGGGAGCGCATGGCCACGCCATGACGCACGCCCGTCACCAGCAACACCCCTCGCGTCCCGTCCACATGGGCGAAGAGCTGCTCGCGCACCCGCTTGTCCGAATAGAAGAGGACGAACTGCACGGTGGACAACGTAGTCCGTCCCGCGCCGTCCAGACAGGCGTTATGTCCTGACGCGGCAAGAGGGTGCAGGGCGGAACAATGCGGCGAAACACCGGCTCGACGGTTTCGCGCGCTTGGGAAAGAGTCATCCCCGCATATGCGCTGCTGCCACCGTCACTCCTCCGAGCCCGCCCTCCCCCAGTCCCGCGCCTTCAGCCTCCCCGGCGCCACCGAGCACTACGCCGCGGAGCGCCCCCTGCGCGCCGAGCACGTGCGCATCCAACTGGAGCTCGACTTCGAGCAAGGCCGCGTCACCGGCGTCTGCACCACCCGTGTGTCCGCCGTGCGGCTGTCCTCCACCCTCACCTTCGACGCGGTGGACCTGGACGTCTCGCGCGTCCTCGTCGACGAGCGCCCCGTGCGCTTCGTCAACTCCGGCTCCCACGTGCGCGTGGAGCTGTCCGCGCCGCTGCCGCCCGGCCAGGCCGCGGAGGTGGCCATCCACTACACCGCCCGCCCGCGCCGGGGCCTCTACTTCTGGGGCCCGGAGGCCGCCTACCCGGACCGGCCCCGCCAGGCCTGGACCCAGAACCAGGACACCGACGCGCGCCACTGGTTCCCCTGTCTGGACACGCCCGCGCAGAAGGCCACCTCGGAGCTCATCGCCACCTTCCCCGAGGGCCTCACCGCGCTCTCCAACGGCGTGCTCGTCTCCGACACCGTGCAGGACCAGCGGCGCACCCAGCACTACCGCATGGAGCAGCCGCACGCGCCCTACCTCGTCACCCTCGCGGTGGGCGACTTCGAGGAGCTCACCGACACCGCGGGCACCGTCCCGCTGCGCTACCTCTTCCCGCGCGGACGCCGCGAGGACGCGCTGCGGTGCGTGCGGCGCACCCCGGAGATGGTGCGCGTGTTCCAGGAGGCCACCGGCGAGCCCTACCCGTGGAGCGGCTACGCGCAGGTGTTCCTCACCGAGTTCATCTTCGGCGGCATGGAGAACACCACCGCCACCAGCCTCACCGACTCCGTCCTCCACGACGCGCGCGCGCACGCGGACTACAACGCGGAGCCGCTCATCTCCCACGAGCTGGCGCACCAGTGGTTCGGTGACTTGCTCACCTGCCGCGACTGGCCCCACGGCTGGCTCAACGAGGGCTTCGCCACCTGGTTCGAGGTGCTGTGGAAGGAGCGCGC
Protein-coding regions in this window:
- a CDS encoding HipA family kinase; the protein is MPRTIVATRYVTPLREGGSLPAIVEADDAGLYVVKFRGAGQGAKALIAEYIAAELARAAGLRVPELVLVELDPALGRNEPDSEIRELLKASAGLNLALDYLPGSVTFDPVAGPAPKVDVASSLVAFDAFITNVDRTPKNPNLLCWHRELWLIDHGASLYFHHAWEDWEERSQSRFAPIKDHVLLPWASQLPQAQALLSTHFTRALMETTVAGIPEGWLKAAESPFPTVEAHRAAYVSWLCKRVEALPAFIEEAARARAQLV
- a CDS encoding DUF3037 domain-containing protein translates to MPAHSSFDYAIIRVVPRVEREEFINVGVVLYCTTQRFLGARVEVDETRLKALAPDVDLETVRCHLDSFQRVCVGGKGSGPIGQLPQKERWHWLVAPRSTMLQTGPVHSGLSLEPQAALEHLLNTVVRVKRAS
- a CDS encoding S8 family serine peptidase, which produces MTVTRKPLSLPSPTTRTGEAARPEASATPAAERVVARPGKNGTDGFESAKSARPTNFVDRPTGHRPDPSAPVLPATAFAFGPSKATLAGRDTSTPVTLTASATPNAAVKDLATVTSTVSFDKDVSLDSLKLNLDLAHSYRGDLVVKVTSPSGKTATVSNRQGGSADDVKGSFDLSTTFKGESAKGTWTLSVEDKARADTGTLKSWGLEATGKAPATDPVDPKPPRPTGDPVIAVFDGGVDFKHSDLDSAMWTNPNEIAGDGIDNDGNGVKDDIHGYNVGFNSGDVMKGQGTDHGTHVAGIIAAEDNGEGNTGIAAGKAKIMSIGGLYDGADLLTNFERGVDYIVNMKENHGVNVRALNASFGDEYRDVASQTRWKAAVQKLADADILLVAATANGNGSNMNNVQDFPANIDLPNVITVAAMDQRNDKLARFSSHGDKVVELAAVGENVLSTVPGGDWEKMSGTSMATPTVAGAAALMFAANPDLTAAQVRDLLVQTVEIDPDLKGKVSTGGKLDIAAAVKAASEFVTTPPATVAGR
- a CDS encoding endonuclease/exonuclease/phosphatase family protein, which codes for MPDSSIRIVTYNVRYFGHMLRGLASTVGPKRRVAFALAGLDPLPDVVCLQEVETTSLRSTIAHRPKLPGETQLMAFMGRMEETFAAQGRDMPYEAFYFRAHHYKLGEVSLYTTGLAVLVNKRTLQVDKHNVDSPMSITHHHVQRLKDRKQSRICAHMRLVRREDGRPFHVFNTHLSLPTPFAREFWSTKDKMGCGVNQLHEARKLADFVGSLRAEEPFIVCGDFNSPPSSPVFRYLTGDVAFTCAQAAVGQIDPSVSRGFPTAGFMHMRMHLDHMFSGGGVRWLDTEETHPFGDLKSRFHGLSDHMPIVARFALDALPVTLPVPGVPSVG
- a CDS encoding J domain-containing protein; translated protein: MQFVLFYSDKRVREQLFAHVDGTRGVLLVTGVRHGVAMRSPEAREPFATLEFLHGRVLTQVLVADEGTPDGMWRDPLGDLGDKLHPDSKDDAYAVTTGYLLLVDGQPRQVVRKHGLPAEDLWFLEDALSRLEPRIPAPDPARRPGKKRPEPAPRAPRRPASTGAPRESSDAGSAHDPEATPPRGTRVRSEEPVRKDAWEVLGLERGMSRDEARKAFRALIAGYHPDKVAHLAPEFRELAERRTREILEAWERVEQELES